Genomic window (Gemmatimonadota bacterium):
AATGCGGGCAAGGTCGGTGAAGAAGCCGGGATAGGACACGTCAACGCATGACGGCGCATCCAACGCGAGCGAGACACCGGACGCGACCGACAATATGGCGAAGGCCATGGCGATCCTGTGGTCCCCGCGCGTCGCGATTGGCGCTGGGCGAATGACCCCGCCGCCCCGGACGGCGAAGCCGTCGGGGTACTCCTCGGCCTCCACCCCACACCGCCGCAGGTTCTCGACCACCGCGCCGAGGCGGTCGCTTTCCTTGACGCGAAGTTCGCCGGCACCTCGCACACTCGTCTCGCCCTCGGCGAAGGCGGCCAGCACGGCGAGGACCGGGATCTCGTCGACGAGATCGGGCACTTCATGGGCCTCGACCACCGTGCCGCGCAGGGGGGATGCATGGACCACCAGGTCGCCTACGACCTCGCCCCCGGCAATGCGCTCGTTATGCACGTCAAAGATCCCGCCCATGCGCTCGAGGACGCGGAGGAACCCCGTGCGTCGAGGATTGAGCAGCACACCGCGCAGTGTGAGCGAGCCGCGGGCAGCCGCCGTGGCCAGCACCGCGAAGAAGGCGGCGGACGATGGATCGGCCGGCACGTCGTACCGCGCAGCGGGAATCGCCACAGGCGGTGAGAGTTCGAGCCAGCCGTCGCGCTGGACCAGGTCGACCCCAAGCGACTGCAGCATCCGTTCGGTATGGTCGCGCGTGGGGAGCGGCTCACGCACAGCAACCGGCACCCCCGCGCACAGGCCGGCGAGGAGCACCCCGCTCTTGACCTGGGCGCTCGGCACTTCGGTGGTGTACCTCACGGAGCGGAGTCCCCCGCCCCGCACCTCCATCGGCAGCTGCCCCACGGTACCGCGCCAATGAATGCCGGCCCCCATCTCGGCCAGCGGTTCGGCAATCCGTCGCATGGGCCGCGCCCGGAGCGAGGCGTCCCCGTCAAACAGGGCAACACTGTCCTGAGCGGCCGCGAGCCCGGCGAGGAGGCGGGCCGTCGTACCCGAGTTCTCGCAGTCGAGGCTCACGTCAACCGGGGGATGTTTCAGCCGCAACCCGCGCCCCTCGATCGCGATGGCTGCCCCCAGCGCGGGCATCGCCCGACCGAGGTGCCCGAGACACGCGGCGGTCGCGCGCGTATCGGCCGAGGCGAGGATCCCGTGGATCTCGGATTGACCCGTCCCAAGCGAGGCGAGGATCAACGCCCGGTGCGAAATCGACTTGTCGCCCGGCAGGTCCAGCGCGCCTTGCACCACAAGGTGTCGCATCCCTAACGCAGCCACCCTTCCAGTGCGGTCGCAAGATCGGTCTTTTCGTCCCGGTACTTCACGATCACCGGAGTTTGCAGGGACAGTCCCTCCGCCTCGCCCCAGGCCCCCCGCACCCGGCGCGCCCCGGGGACCACGACCGCCCCAGCCGGGATCTCGAGGGGGGCGTCCGCACTCCCGCGGTAGACCCGCTCCTGCACCAGGTCGTAGACCGGCGTTCCCCGGGTGAGGACGACCCCGGCCGCAAGGACGGCCCGTGCCCGTACAACCGTCCCTTCATAGACCCCGCAGTTCCCGCCAACCACCACTTCGTCCTCGATCACCACCGGGGCCGCATTCACGGGTTCGAGGACGCCACCGATCTGCGCGGCAGCACTCAGGTGGACGCGCGCCCCGACTTGCGCGCACGATCCCACCAGAGCGTGCGAGTCGATCATCGTCCCCGGCCCGACCCACGCCCCAACGTTCACGAACATCGGCGGCATGCAAACCACGCCCGGGGCGAGATACGCCCCGGCCCGCACCGACGAGCCACCCGGCACCACGCGAACCGCATCCGACAGGGTGAACCGACGCAGGGGGATCGTGTGCTTGTCAAAGAAGGGGAACATCCCTTCGTCGTCCATGCGGATGATGCGCCCCACGCGGAAGGCGAGCAGGATCCCCTGCTTCACCCACGGCACCGCGCGCCAGGTCCCCGCATGGTCCTGCTCGGCCGACCGCAGCTCCCCATGCTCCAGGCCGTCGATCAGCTGGGCGACGACGATTTCCGCGTCAGGCGGGAGCGCCACCCCGGGCGGGTAGGCTGCCAACTCGGCGATCTGTGCGGCGAGCGCCGCCACCCGGTCACCCCCCATCAGGCGAGCGCGCCCGCCGCTCGCAGGGCCTCGCGCACAGTCGCCTCATGAGACGCGGCGAGCGGCACCAACGGAAGACGGACGTGGTTCGTGATGTGGCCGAGGAACGACACGGCGGCCTTTACCGGGATCGGGTTTGACTCCACAAACGCGGCATGCATCCAGGGGAGCAGGCGGCGGTGGATTACTCGTGCGGCGGCCAGGTCGCCCGACGCGCACGCGTCCACCAGCTCGGCCATCGCTCGCGGGGTGGCATTACTCGTGACCGAGATGACCCCCTCGCCGCCTAACGCCATGACGGGCAGCGTGAGGGCATCATCACCGGACAGCACCACGAAATGCGGTGGCCGGTCCCGCAGGATGTCGCCGATCTGCCCGATGTTCCCGGACGCTTCCTTGATGCCGACGATGTGCGGCAGCTCGGCGAGACGCAGTGCGGTCCGGGTTTCGATGTTGCTCCCCGTGCGCCCGGGGACGTTATACACGATCACCGGCAGGTCGACCGCGTCCGTGATCGCCCGGAAGTGCGCCTCGATCCCCCGCTGCGGGGGCTTGTTGTACATCGGCGAGACATGCAGCGCATGCGTCGCGCCGTGTCGCTGCGCCGCGCGCGTGAGGGCAATCGCGCGGGCCGTGTCGTTTGCCCCCGCGCCGGCCACGACCGGGATCCGTCCGGCCACCTGCTCCACCGTGATCGCAATGACGCGCTCGTGTTCGGCCGTGGTGAGCGTCGCCGCTTCACCGGTGGAGCCGCAGGGGACGACGAAGTGCACCCCCTCCCGCACCTGCCACTCGACAAAGGCGCGCAGCGCCGCTTCATCCACGGCCCCATCGGCCGAAAACGGCGTGACCAGCGCGGTCCCGCATCCGGTCAGCGGTCGCACGGTCATCGGGGCAACCCCAGCACATCACGCATCGTGAACACTCCTTGCCTGCCGTGGAGCCAGTGGGCCGCATGCAACGCGCCGTCGGCGAAGACCCGTCGGTCCCGCGCCTCGTGTGTCAGGGCAATCTGCTCGAAGGGTCCATCGAAGAGGAGGGTGTGCTCCCCCGGCACACTCCCCACCCGCACACTCATGACGGGGATGTCGCGCCCAAGAGTCCTGGCGGCGGCGTCGCGAATGGTCACAGCGGTGCCGGACGGGGCGTCGAGCTTGGCGCGATGGTGGGTTTCCACGATGGCCGCGTCGTACTGCGGATGCCCCGCGAACAAGGCACCGGCCCGGGCGGCCAGTTCGGTGAGCAGCGCCACGCCAATCGAGAAGTTCGAGGCGAGCAGGAGGGCGCCGGCACACGCGTGCGATTCCTCGATCGCGGCGGGTTGCTGCGCCTGCCACCCCGTGGTCCCGCACACGACCGGGATCCCGTTGCGGAGGCACGCCAGCACGTTCGCCGACGCCGCCGTGGGCACCGACACCTCGATCGCGACATCCACCCGGTCGGCGAAGGTCGCGATCCCGGCAGCGTCCGTGTTGTCCGATGCCCGGAGCACGTCCACCACCTCGTCCCCGCGCTCGCGAGCCAGGGTCTCGATCGCCCGCCCCATCCGGCCTGCCCCAACGATCAACAGCTTCACGGGGTCGCCGGAAAGAAGGCGTCATGGAGCCGACCCATCGCCGTCCCCACCTGGTCCCCATCGACGATCATCGTGAGGTTGATGGCGCTCGCCGACAGCGACAGCATGTGCACCCGCAGGTCGCGCAGCGCCCCAAGCGCGGCCGCCATCGCCTGGCTCGACTCGCCCATCCCGGCGCCGACGAGGGCGACAATCCCCCGGTTGCGTTCGACGGAGACGTCGCCGAGCGCCGACAACTCGACCACGAGTGAATCGAGATGCGTGGCGTCGTCGATGGTGGCGCTCACGGAGATCTCTGACGTAGCCACCACGTCCACCGAGGTCCGGTGGCGATCGAAGATGTCAAATATGGTCCGCAAGAATCCGTGCTGCAGGAGCATGCGCGGGCTGCGCACCTTGACGATGGTCACCCCCGTCTTGCCCGCGATCGCGCTCACCGGCCGACGCGGGGCCTCGAAGGTGATAAGTGTCCCCGTCCCCTGCGGCTTTCGCGAGTTGAAGATCCAGACCGGGATCCCCAGCCGCACGGCCGGCGAAATGGTACTCGGGTGCAGCACCTTCGCCCCGAACGACGCCAACTCACTGGCCTCGTCAAACCGGATGCGATCGATGAGTCGCGCGGACGGCACCACGCGCGGGTCCGCGGTCAGCATCCCGTCGACATCGGTCCAGATTTCGATGGCCTCCGCGCCTAACGCGGCCCCGAACAACGAGGCGCTGTAGTCCGAGCCCCCGCGTCCCAGGGTGGTGGTGATCCCATGATCAGTCGCGCCGACGTACCCGCCCACGACGGGCACCTGTCCCTGGGCCAGCAACGGCCGCAGCACACGCTGCGACGCTTCGGCAATGCGATCGGGACGAGGCTCGGCCTTCTCGAACAGGTCAGTCGTGATCATGACCGTGGTCGCGTCCACCCAGGTCGCCGGGACACCACGCTCCCGAAACGCGGCGACCACCAACACGCTCGACAGCAGCTCCCCCTTGGCGGCGATTGCATCGCGCGCGCGCGGCGTGGCATGCCCCAGGGTGGACAACGCCTCGGCGAGATGGGCCAGCTCATCGAACGTGGCGCCAAGCTCGGCCTGGACCTCGTGCAGCCCGGGACCGGGCGACAGCAATCGCTCGGCGGCCTCAAGGTGACGGTCGCGCAGCGCCTCCACCCCGCGAATCGCCGAGATGAGTTGGCCTTCGGACGCCTGCTGGGTGATGGCGATCAGCGCATTGGTCGCGCCACCAAGCGCGGAGACGACCACCAACGGTTGGCGCGGCAGCCGCTCCCGGACGATGGCCGCCGCGCGGTCGATCGCGTCGGCGTCGCCAACGGAGGTGCCACCAAACTTGACGACGATCATGCGAGCGGCACGGCGCCCTGCGCCACGAGCACTTCCGCGTTGAGGATCGAGCCGCCCGCCGCACCACGGATGGTGTTGTGCCCGAGCACAACGAACTTCACGTGGAACAGCGGGTCCGGACGGATCCGGCCGACGCTCACTGTCATCCCGCGCCCCGCCTCGACGTCGCGGCGCGTTTGGGGCCGGTCCCGCTCGGCCATCACGCGGAGCGGCACGGATGGCGCCGAGGGCAGGCCGCGGCAAATCGCATGTCCCTGCCATCCCAAGAGCGCCGCGTGTACATCCTCTGTCGTGACCGGTCGCGCAAACGAAACAGAGAGGCACGCCATGTGCCCATTCATCGTGGGCACACGGTTCGCGTGGGCACTCACCGTGAAGGGAGCGTCCGCGATGCGCCCCGCCTCGAACCGCCCGAGCATCTTGTTCATCTCGCGCTCGATCTTTGACTCTTCATCCCCGATGTAGGGAATCACGTTCCCCATGATGTCCAGTGAGGGCACCCCCGGGTACCCGGCTCCAGAGACAGCTTGCATCGTCGTCACGAAGACACGCTCGACGCCAAACGCGGCGTGGACGGGGGCCAGGGCCATCGCGGCGACGGTGGCGGCGCAATTGGCATTGGTGACGATTCCACCGGCCCAGCCCCTCTGGACACGCTGCGCGTCGAGAAGACCGAGGTGGTCGGCGTTCACCTCGGGGATAACGAGCGGGACGTCCGGGTCCATCCGGTAGTTCTTTGCGTTGCTGAGCACCAGGCGACCAGCGCCGGCAAAGGCCGCCTCGATCTCACCAGCCACCCCACTGTCCAGGGCGGAGAAGACGATGGGCGATCGCACCGCCTCGGGGCGACACGCGACGACGGTGAGGTCGGCGACCGAGGCCGGCATCATTCCCTCGATCCAGCGCGTCGCCGCGTCGTATCGCTGCCCGGCGGAACGCTCCGACGCCGCAACCTCGGCGACGCGAAACCAGGGATGCCCTTCGAGCAATCGGACAAAAGTCTGCCCGACGGCGCCCGTTGCGCCGAGCACGGCCACGGGGATCGGTGAGGTTGGTACGGGCATCGTCAGGCGGGGAGCAGGGCGGAGACCAGGCGCTGGTAGGCGTCGACGGCCGACCGCAACTCGGCGACGGACACGTGTTCATCCGGGGTGTGTGCCACGTGAATCGACCCGGGCCCGAAGAGGAGCGGCGTCCCCCAGCGATCGAGCAACGGGATGTCCGAGGTATAGGCGACCGGCGTCGTCTCGAACCCGTCGATCGTATGGAAGAACTGCGCCGGGATGTACGAACCGTAGGAAATCTCCGCGCGTCCCGCGACCCACGACTCGAGGCGCGCCTTCACCACCCCGACATCCCCAACGAGACGAAACATCAGCTCGCTCTCGCACTCCCCGGGGATGATGTTGGCCTCGGTGCCACCACGGATGGTGCCGATGTTCACCGTCGTCTCTCCCAGCCGCTCGTCGGTCGGCCAGCCCACATCACGCAAGGTCGGCAGGAGCGCGAGCATGGGCTCGATGGCCGACGCGCCCAGGTGTGGATACGCCGAGTGCGCCTCGCGGCCGCGGATTCGCAGGGTGACGCGCTGCGATCCCTTGCAGCCGATGGCGAGTCGCGACTCGGTGGGCTCGCCATTGACCAGCCAACGGCTCGTGGCCGGCAGCCGGTTCGCCATCCGCGCGCCGTCGGAGCCCTTCTCTTCCCCGACGACCAACAACAGGTCCACACGGTCCTCGCCGCGTGCCGCCATCGCATCCGCCGCGCAGAGCATGGCCGCAGCAATCCCCTTGGCGTCGCAGCTCCCGCGACCGTACAACACATCACCATCGAGGCGCGGCGGCACGTATGGCGGCACCGTATCGAGGTGCGTGGACAGCGTCACGCCACCGCCGGCCCGTGAGGCCCAGACGTTGCCACGTCCCGGCGAGACTTCCTGCACGGTCACGTTCCACCCGCGCGAGATGAGCCATCGCGAGACAAAGTCGACGGCCCGCCCCTCCCCGCCGGTGGGAGACTCGATGGCCAGCAACTCTGCGGCGAGGGAGACAACGTCAGTCATGCGAACGGTGATCGGTGAAAGCACGTGATGCGAAGGGCGGGATTCGAACCCGCACTCCCTTGCGGGAAGGGGATTTTAAGTCCCCCGCGTCTACCATTTCGCCACCCTCGCGTGACCGCGAATAATAGCGCGCGGACCTGCGTCGCCGGCTATCCGGCTAGTGCTCGATGGTCGCGCCGTGACTCGCGCGCGTCCGCCAGATACGGGGCTGATGCCCCCAGCGCATCGGAAAGTCGCTCATCACGCGTGCGCCAAGAACCTCGAGCGCATCCGCCTCCCCGACAGCGATGACGCATCCCCCCCACCCCGCACCCGTCAAGCGTGCCCCTTCGACGCCCGGCGTCGCCACGGCGAGGGCGACCACCCAGTCCAGCTCGGGGGACGAGCACTCGTAGTCGTCGCGCAGCGAGGCTTGCGATGCCGCGAGCCACGGACCTAACGACTCGCCCTTGGCCAACGCCTCGACCACGGCGCCCACCCGCGCCGATTCTCGCACCACGTGGCGGGCCCGTCGTCGCACCTCCCCATCGAGGAGTGATTCGATGGAGGCCACGGAGGCATGGGCCAGGACATCGAGGCCGGGATCGTGCTCCTGGAGGATGGCAAGGGCGCGGCGGCACGTCGACTGCCGCTCAGCGAACGCGGAGCCCCGAAGCGTCCGGGGCACCGCCGTGTCGATCACGAGCACCTCGCGATCAAAGGGCACGTGCTGCAGGCGACCGGAATCGCACCAGATACGCAGGGCATGACCCGCGCTCGCGCACGCGCTTGCCGACTGGTCCATGATGCCGCACGGCACCCCCACAAACTCGCGCTCGGCCCGGTGAGCACGTTGCGCAACCATGGAAAGGTCCCGTACCGACGCCCGATCGGTGAGGTACGCGGCCGCGAGAACGGTCGCGACTTCAAGCGCGGCCGAGGAGCTGAGTCCTGCCCCTGCTGGCACCTCGCTGGCGACCGCGACGGCCCACGCGCCGCCTTCCCCCGTCAGTGCGCGCACTTCACGCAGGGCGCCGTGGACATAATCCCACCATGCACCGGCCGGTTGGGTGTCTGCCAGCGCGAAGGTCCCGGTGCCTCGCAGCTCGCGAGAGATGGCACGGCAGCGATCACCGGGGCCGCGCCCAATTGCCACCGAGGTGCGCCGATCGATAGCCATCGGGAGCACCTCGCCGCCGTTGTAGTCCGTGTGCTCCCCGATGAGGTTCACCCGCCCCGGGGCGGATGCGATGACATCGGGGGCACGACCGTAGGCGCTGCGAAACAGCTCAGCCGCAGCGCCTGCGCTCACGGACGAACGCCGAGCACGTGCACGGACAGCCAGAGCATGTAGGCGAGCAAGCCGGCGAGTGATGCGTCCCCGCCATTCTCCACTCCACGGCCGTCCGCATCGACAAACTCGGTCGCGAGGCCGCTGTGCAGCGGCGCGCGGCGAAACCAGGCCAGGACCTCATTTGCCTCCGGGCCCAGCAAGTGCGCCACCTGGCGCACCAGGACACTGGGCTCCAGCTCGAGCGATCGCACCGTGCGGCGGTACACAGGGTCCGACCGGTCCGCCGCATCGTACATCGGCAGCCAGACCACGGAAGCCGACGGGTCGTCATCGGCAACGGCCTCGCCGGCCAGGTTCACGGCAGACATCA
Coding sequences:
- the asd gene encoding aspartate-semialdehyde dehydrogenase produces the protein MPVPTSPIPVAVLGATGAVGQTFVRLLEGHPWFRVAEVAASERSAGQRYDAATRWIEGMMPASVADLTVVACRPEAVRSPIVFSALDSGVAGEIEAAFAGAGRLVLSNAKNYRMDPDVPLVIPEVNADHLGLLDAQRVQRGWAGGIVTNANCAATVAAMALAPVHAAFGVERVFVTTMQAVSGAGYPGVPSLDIMGNVIPYIGDEESKIEREMNKMLGRFEAGRIADAPFTVSAHANRVPTMNGHMACLSVSFARPVTTEDVHAALLGWQGHAICRGLPSAPSVPLRVMAERDRPQTRRDVEAGRGMTVSVGRIRPDPLFHVKFVVLGHNTIRGAAGGSILNAEVLVAQGAVPLA
- a CDS encoding 4-hydroxy-tetrahydrodipicolinate reductase; this translates as MKLLIVGAGRMGRAIETLARERGDEVVDVLRASDNTDAAGIATFADRVDVAIEVSVPTAASANVLACLRNGIPVVCGTTGWQAQQPAAIEESHACAGALLLASNFSIGVALLTELAARAGALFAGHPQYDAAIVETHHRAKLDAPSGTAVTIRDAAARTLGRDIPVMSVRVGSVPGEHTLLFDGPFEQIALTHEARDRRVFADGALHAAHWLHGRQGVFTMRDVLGLPR
- the lysC gene encoding lysine-sensitive aspartokinase 3; protein product: MIVVKFGGTSVGDADAIDRAAAIVRERLPRQPLVVVSALGGATNALIAITQQASEGQLISAIRGVEALRDRHLEAAERLLSPGPGLHEVQAELGATFDELAHLAEALSTLGHATPRARDAIAAKGELLSSVLVVAAFRERGVPATWVDATTVMITTDLFEKAEPRPDRIAEASQRVLRPLLAQGQVPVVGGYVGATDHGITTTLGRGGSDYSASLFGAALGAEAIEIWTDVDGMLTADPRVVPSARLIDRIRFDEASELASFGAKVLHPSTISPAVRLGIPVWIFNSRKPQGTGTLITFEAPRRPVSAIAGKTGVTIVKVRSPRMLLQHGFLRTIFDIFDRHRTSVDVVATSEISVSATIDDATHLDSLVVELSALGDVSVERNRGIVALVGAGMGESSQAMAAALGALRDLRVHMLSLSASAINLTMIVDGDQVGTAMGRLHDAFFPATP
- a CDS encoding 2,3,4,5-tetrahydropyridine-2,6-dicarboxylate N-succinyltransferase, which encodes MGGDRVAALAAQIAELAAYPPGVALPPDAEIVVAQLIDGLEHGELRSAEQDHAGTWRAVPWVKQGILLAFRVGRIIRMDDEGMFPFFDKHTIPLRRFTLSDAVRVVPGGSSVRAGAYLAPGVVCMPPMFVNVGAWVGPGTMIDSHALVGSCAQVGARVHLSAAAQIGGVLEPVNAAPVVIEDEVVVGGNCGVYEGTVVRARAVLAAGVVLTRGTPVYDLVQERVYRGSADAPLEIPAGAVVVPGARRVRGAWGEAEGLSLQTPVIVKYRDEKTDLATALEGWLR
- a CDS encoding 4-hydroxy-tetrahydrodipicolinate synthase, with translation MTVRPLTGCGTALVTPFSADGAVDEAALRAFVEWQVREGVHFVVPCGSTGEAATLTTAEHERVIAITVEQVAGRIPVVAGAGANDTARAIALTRAAQRHGATHALHVSPMYNKPPQRGIEAHFRAITDAVDLPVIVYNVPGRTGSNIETRTALRLAELPHIVGIKEASGNIGQIGDILRDRPPHFVVLSGDDALTLPVMALGGEGVISVTSNATPRAMAELVDACASGDLAAARVIHRRLLPWMHAAFVESNPIPVKAAVSFLGHITNHVRLPLVPLAASHEATVREALRAAGALA
- a CDS encoding M20/M25/M40 family metallo-hydrolase; amino-acid sequence: MTDVVSLAAELLAIESPTGGEGRAVDFVSRWLISRGWNVTVQEVSPGRGNVWASRAGGGVTLSTHLDTVPPYVPPRLDGDVLYGRGSCDAKGIAAAMLCAADAMAARGEDRVDLLLVVGEEKGSDGARMANRLPATSRWLVNGEPTESRLAIGCKGSQRVTLRIRGREAHSAYPHLGASAIEPMLALLPTLRDVGWPTDERLGETTVNIGTIRGGTEANIIPGECESELMFRLVGDVGVVKARLESWVAGRAEISYGSYIPAQFFHTIDGFETTPVAYTSDIPLLDRWGTPLLFGPGSIHVAHTPDEHVSVAELRSAVDAYQRLVSALLPA
- the galK gene encoding galactokinase, whose protein sequence is MSAGAAAELFRSAYGRAPDVIASAPGRVNLIGEHTDYNGGEVLPMAIDRRTSVAIGRGPGDRCRAISRELRGTGTFALADTQPAGAWWDYVHGALREVRALTGEGGAWAVAVASEVPAGAGLSSSAALEVATVLAAAYLTDRASVRDLSMVAQRAHRAEREFVGVPCGIMDQSASACASAGHALRIWCDSGRLQHVPFDREVLVIDTAVPRTLRGSAFAERQSTCRRALAILQEHDPGLDVLAHASVASIESLLDGEVRRRARHVVRESARVGAVVEALAKGESLGPWLAASQASLRDDYECSSPELDWVVALAVATPGVEGARLTGAGWGGCVIAVGEADALEVLGARVMSDFPMRWGHQPRIWRTRASHGATIEH
- the aroA gene encoding 3-phosphoshikimate 1-carboxyvinyltransferase, translated to MRHLVVQGALDLPGDKSISHRALILASLGTGQSEIHGILASADTRATAACLGHLGRAMPALGAAIAIEGRGLRLKHPPVDVSLDCENSGTTARLLAGLAAAQDSVALFDGDASLRARPMRRIAEPLAEMGAGIHWRGTVGQLPMEVRGGGLRSVRYTTEVPSAQVKSGVLLAGLCAGVPVAVREPLPTRDHTERMLQSLGVDLVQRDGWLELSPPVAIPAARYDVPADPSSAAFFAVLATAAARGSLTLRGVLLNPRRTGFLRVLERMGGIFDVHNERIAGGEVVGDLVVHASPLRGTVVEAHEVPDLVDEIPVLAVLAAFAEGETSVRGAGELRVKESDRLGAVVENLRRCGVEAEEYPDGFAVRGGGVIRPAPIATRGDHRIAMAFAILSVASGVSLALDAPSCVDVSYPGFFTDLARIAPSP